A segment of the Hemicordylus capensis ecotype Gifberg chromosome 6, rHemCap1.1.pri, whole genome shotgun sequence genome:
CACTGAACGGACTTAAGGGCATTTGAAAAAACGAGCATTGGAATGAAAGGCCTTTTCGTTTTCTCCGAGTGTGTCAGCAACAGATAAAGAAAAAGGTGAAGATGTCAGCCATACAGCGGACTTACAAACCTCCTGCCTAAAAGATCTGAGTGTTGAGAAGTTGAAGCGGAGTGTGGGGGGAGGCGAGGAAAGCGAAGGGTGGCAAGATCCATTTTCCCATTTCTCTGTGATGAGCGACTTCACTGGCCAAAGCTCTTatggagtgaggaggagaagcGCAAGTGAAGCCACTGCTGACCTCCTGAAGGAAAGGGAGCCATGTGTGAATAGTGCAATTTCCTTGTATTAATCCCAGGGGTGGTCTCCTCTGGACAGTCAGTCTTCTGACAAGGCTATAGGCCATATCCCAGAGAACactgaggaacagaggaagctgccatatactgagtctgaccactggtccatctagatccgtattgccaactctgactggcagagtagcttctccaaagttgcaggcagccccagggagggaacttggaagagccttctgcatgcaagcctgcaggagctcttcccagagcagccccatcccagaaGGGGAAGATCGTACAGGGGGGCTCCCACGCGACTCCCAAGACAGGTTCTTGGGCCAGGGTGGGGGTCTTGGTGGGTGGACAGCTGGGTGCCAGGGAGaccacccgcctgcctgcctctgccctgACTTGTTTGGGCCAAGAATTAGCTTTAGAGATCCGGGTCTGGAACACCCAGGGAGTCAGGATGCGGAGCTCAGTGAAGTGAGTGGCAGCTGCTGGGTTGGGGCCAGAGTCTGGCTTTGCCTGGCATGTCAGGGTAGAGCCAGATGGATGAAGTGAGGTGGAGGAAGGACGAGGCCAGGTGGAGGTTCCTGGgcaggggctgcagctcagtggctgagCTGACGCTTTCCATGCATGAGCCCCCCCTCACAATGTGCCCCCCCCCGGTGCTAAGCCCTGGTTCCAACACGCACACAGGTAGCAAGGCGGGCCATGACCTCCGCCCAAGAGACTGCCAAgcggtgctgctgccagtcagagccgaCAAGGGTGGCCTAGccctagagggaccaagggtctgactccgcaaGGCAGCTTCGTCCCCACCCACCTGGTTCTGTCCTCTCACCCAGAGACTTCCTCAGAGAGAAAGACAGGAGGACCCTGAAACGTCCGGCCAGCTCCCCGGACTGGGGAAAGggttccaaatgcaaaccacctGGCAGAAGGCTGGCTGCTGCCAATGAAGCGCGGGCGGGGCCCATGGGCAGAGTGCGGCTCCACAGTCGTCGTCCCCCTCCccacgccccgcccccccccccgagaggccctctttattctgtcggctgaggctgagagatgacAAGGGACTCGCCCAAGGCCAGGCACGGGGGAGGAAACAAAGCCCACATCCGTAGGACTggactggactgtaccacttaaggGGGGGGGGCGAGATTTCAATACTCCCGATTCTTTAAAGCAAAACATTCTCTGCCTATTCAAAACTAGCAGGGAAAGGTGTTAATGGAACTAGCAATCAAAACATACATTGCCTCCAAGGACATGCACATATGTTTTCTACATCTTGTATGTTTTCACTGGtactaaaaataaaaaccagaatGTCAACAATGAACGTGCACGCTTAAGATCCTGAGCTCCTCCGGCTCTGAAATCCGAAGAGACGCTCTCCACCTTTTGCACGGAGAGATGCGTGTCCAGGATTCCTTGCACTGTCCCACCCGCCACCCTCTGTGACCCTGCAAGGGACCCCGGGTGCAACTGTTGCCTCGTGCAGTGTTTGGGGGGCCGCGAAAATCAGGACAAAACAAAGAAAGCGGTTCTTCATGGAATGCATAATTCATGTACGGAACTCCCCGCCACACGAGGTGGCGActgccactagcttggacggctGAAAAGGGGGATTAAGAAGAGCAGGAGAGCGAGGGATCTCTCAGGGGTTATTAGTCACGAGGGCTACATGGAGACTGTCCCTGAAGATCCCGGTGCCAAGGGCAGATGAAGGCTCTTGCCCGCCTCAGGGCCTGCTCGTGAATGCCCGCAGCCCTCTGCTAGCCCACTGCACAGAACAGGAGGCAGGACTAGGCGGGCCCACGTGAGTCTGATTCATCCGGGCCTTTCTTCCTTAGGCGCTTGTGGACTAGCTGCTTCGTGCAGCGTTTTGTCGCCCCGGCTCCCCGTTCCCACTTTCTCAAAGGAGGAAGGTGGGCGGTGGCTGTTGCGGGCCCATCCTCCAGGGCCGCAAGCTTCCGGGCCTTCACAGAGCTCTTGGGCAGGCAAATTCGCAGGGAGGGAGGACGCCCCAAAACGAAACAACTCCCAGACACAGGAAGCGGCCGAGatccaggcggcggcggcggcgcgtcGCTTTGCCGAAGAGGcgttctgctgccgccgccgccgcttctccctctcctgctgcagGAAGCGGCGGCGCCTCCTCTCCGGGCTGCTGCGCTGGGATGCCTCGCCACAAGCCCCGCGCGGGGCTGCCGCTGCGGGGAACAGAAGCTCGCCagcagccggaggaggaggaggaagaagaggaggaggcggaggctgctgctgccgctgctgcgaAAGGTAAGTTGCTGCGAAAGGGCCggctccctccccccgccgcggGGCCCGATCCTGCCCGCAGTGCCTCGTGCAAGGCCAGCTGGAGGGAGCGGGAAGGAGCCGCCTCCGGCTGCATGCACGCAGCAGGCGGGAGCGGACCCAAGCGAGGACCACGCGCCCAGGCaccaaagggagggggaaggcggggggaagccccctccccccccggagCGGCTGCGCCTTGAGCGCAGCAAACCCTGCAACCGTGTgaatgggttgggggtgggatctGGAGTAGGAGGAAggcaagcggggtggggggtgcgcggaggaggaggaggaggagaagaagcgcagcagcagcagcagcagcagcgcgcaTCCCCCCGCCCTCGGGCCAGCTGGAAGCGAGGCCCCGTCCTAGCCCGCCTGCGTGCTTTTTGGGCCTGGCTGCGCGCACGTGGCTCGCTGCGCCTGGAGGCGCCCCAGGCTGGGTGGGCTCAGAAGCGGGCAGGGAAGGCGGATGCCGCTGGGGATCCGGGtcccctcctgcccctgccccacagaCCCCTCCTCCTCCGATCAGCGAGGCAGGGAGAAGGCGGAGCGGTCCATGGGCACGGGGCCTGCGGGACGTTCTGCCACTGACGCCACGCCTGACCTTGGCCAGCTCTCCTTGCCCCTTAGTGCCGCAGACTCCTTGGCGGAGGGGGACAGTTGTGCTCAGCGGGTGGCCATCTTCACCCCCTCCCAATCTGGGCATTCTCTGAGCCCCTCCCTTGTTTCAGAATTTGCAAGACATGaagcggggggggcggggcggcggtGCTCCATAATTCTTGCCTGCTGGGTTGTGGTGGTCATGGGTAGGGGCTGGGGGGTATGAGGGGCGGCAGGACCGGGCGGcgccttccttttcctcctgagCTGCTCTGCAGAAAGGCTGAGCAGATGTGTCGGCACGTGGGGTGGGGTCAGAAGGCCTGAGGTGGCCTTGCCTAGCGGGCTGAAGGGTTCTCCCGTGACCCCCCCCCACTACAGCTCCAACAATGCAGCACTTCCAAAGCCCATAGCACAGGTAGTGCTTCTGGCCAGTTGCATGCCTTGCAGGCTGATATTCTGACTTTCACGGAATACTGCATAGGTTGTTTTGATAACATTTGTGTATTAATAGTTTCATGTTGGTGGTTTTGCATATTATATATCCCTGGatgtattttgattgtttttccATATTTTATTAGTACTCGGTCTTGGACTCCTCCCCCCAGTTGCATGCTGGGGCTTGTAGTTTTCTGGGGGCTGTGCCTCCAAGGTGAGGCGGAGATTTTGCTGATGTCATCGACCCCTTTGGGGGATGAGAGCTAAACCAGGCCGGGATCTTGTCTGGGCAGCTCCTTCCTTCATGAGGAAGTTTGCGGCTCTGActcaagctctgtgtgtgtgtttgtgtgtgcgcgcgcctccAGTAAGGCTGACGTGCAAACCTGGCCTGGGCTTCCTGCAGCAGAAACAGCGCCTGCCCGTGTGCAGAGAGGAGGCGCCGGGTAACCAGGTAGACACTCTCCATGCTCCCAGTGTGTTCTCCCTGGGGAAGAACACACGTCCCAAAACGCATGTCTTCCGAGGGTCTGGTGGAGTTTGCAGAACCGTCCCGTTGAATGCATCTGGAATAGCTGTCCCAAAATTGTTAGTGCAGATTAGAATCCCTGGAGGAGGAATAGGCTTGTGTGAGGAGCTCAGATTCAGTGGAAGAGGTCccactttgcatgaagaaggccccCGGGTCTGCCTTGGGCAGTGCCGAGGAacgtcggaagctgccatatactgagtcagacccttggtccatctagctcagtattttctacacagaccggcagtggcttctcccaggttgcaggcaggattctctctgagctctatcttggagatgctgccagggagagaacttggaacctagatgctcttcctagagtggctccatcctctaaggggagtgctcgcacttctagtctccccttcatatgcaaccagggcagaccctgcttagctaaggggactgttcatgcttgcgaccagctctgctccccagtagctccaagtaggactgaggaatcctggggagctgctgccagtctgtgttggcaatactgagctagaaggaccaatggtctgactcagcgcaCAGAAGCTTCCTAGGTTCACCCTCCACGATGAGCCCATGAAGGAGAAGGCGAGTGCTGCTCTGCTCACCCTCTGTACGGCTTCGTCGTGGTGCCTTCAGATGTTGCTTCTGGCACAGTCAGGCTGGTCACGCTTCCGCCCGCCTGACTGTGAGTCGAGCGGCGGGTGGGTTGACGGCAGGGAGAGGGTGAGGCGTCAGTGTGgcgggaccttctgcttgcaccCACTTTCCTGCAAGACTCCCCCCTGCGGCCTGGGGCAGGCCGGGGTTAAAGCCTGGATTCCTAAAGTTGTGCACAACCGGGagtgaaggggaaggggaggcctgTCCGGAGAACACACCAGAGCCCCCTTCACACTCGGTCGAAGCCTGCAGCACCTTGGCCGGAAGTCCCGCCCCAGCCCTGTCAGTCACCCCAGTCGGCGCCCTACGGGTCCGCgtctgccaatcacagaagcgcCCGCCTCTCCACATGCCCGCCACTCTGACCGTGAGTGGGGCGCTGACAGGGATGACTGTTGGGGCCGGTTTGAGGGGCTCTgcgccagggtttcttaaccttcggCCCCCCAGGTAtcgatggacttcaactcccatcatccccagccacaatggacatggctggggatgatgggagttgtagtccatcaacatctgggggcccaaggttaagaaaccctgctctacacgGGTCCACTGTCTCTCCTTCGATATCATGGGAGGAGGGCTAAAGTTTCTCCATGTCTTCCAAAGGAGGGGTCTTCTTCGGGCCCCGCTCATGGGCTCCCGGTCAGCCACTGTGAGGAGCAGGGTGTTGGGCCCACTTGGGGCTCATCCAGCTGGCCTCTGCCGGTGCTCTGGGGCTGAGCGGCCTTGTCTGTGTTTCTCTCCACCAtaagagcagcccagctggatcaggccctgcaaggaggcctatctagtccagcctcctgtttcgcacagtggcccaccagatgccgctgggagccacaggcaggaattgaaaggggctgcctgccctccctcctgctgttactcccctgcaagtggtactcagaggcatcttgcctctgaggctggaccccCCCCCGCAAAGTAGATAGCCAGCCCCAAACCCCTCCACAGATCCTGCCATTGGGGTGATTTGCATTGTATGGTCCCCACTTTAGTCTGCCTCCTAAATCCAGATTTTtctggccagctgctgctgctgtgggtttTCCTTGTGCCCACAAGGGCTAAGCGGAGCATTGTGGTTTTGATGATCAATGAAGTGGTTGGGGTGCTGAATTCTCTGCCCTGTTTTATCGTTAGGAACATTTATGTACggcttttcagtgaaaaatttCTTAAAGTGGCTTACAGAGCCGGTGATAATAAATGAATGTGCTCTGTCTGAAAGGGGCTCCCtgtctaaaaacaaaaaagaggcccaagggagacagcagcaacagccccgtgcaggggttgggtagggccagttgctctcccactgtgaAAGGTAAGAGAGCTACCACTTCAGAGGTACCCCTGCCAAGTTAGACTGTATGTTTAGGCCTCAATCCTGAAGACAGCCCCAGCCATGTAATTGCCCTgcacgcaggggcgtaactaccattaggcaaggggaggcagtcgtcttggggccccactgcctcgaggggccccccagaggcacatcacatgactccccacctccccatgttgcaccccccatgaattatgttgagtcacttggagatcggcaggagcagagagtaaaaaaccgagattcaatgtgaactagatattcagcgtattcataatggggatgtgagtgtgagtgcacgatctattgtgaagtgtgtttctgtgtgtgtgtatcagcgaggggcccattttaacatcttgtctctgggccccctcccgcCTTGCTACGCCCCTCCCTGCGCGGAGGATCCGTTGTGGGGCTCTGAGGCCTTTGTTCCTTCTCAGGAGGCAGCCGGGCATATCTGGGCCAGCTCCATTCCCCGCTGTGGCCCGGGGGAGGCTGGGGCTCATCAGACTGCGCAGTGCGGGGAACGGGGAAGGagagcagccctcctccctctcagAAGAGCTTGAGAGCCCCCTGACTCATGATGCTGTGgccttttttcccctccccaggCGCCGACGGCCCCACGGAGGAGGGGGGCGAGGAGCCGGCGGTGCTTCCCCTCCAGCAGGGctctccgccgccgccgctgccgccgccgccgggtgagaggcccttccccttccccacctggGAGGAGAGCTCGGGCGACGAGAACGTGCTGGTCATCCACAGCcaggtggaggaagaggagttCAAGTGcctggtctgcggggagagcttcGGCCAGCAGCTGAGCCTGCTGCGgcaccagaagcagcagcacgCGGGCGAGCGGGCCTTCGTGTGCCCCGAGTGTGGCCGGGGCTTCAGCCTCAAGCACAACCTGATCATCCACCAGAGGATCCACACCGGGGAGAAGCCCTTTGGCTGCAGCCGCTGCGGCAAGCGCTTCAGCCTCAAGCAGAACCTCCTCACGCACCAGCGGGTGCACGGCGGGGAGGGGCCCTTCTCCTGCCCCGCCTGCGGCCAGGCCTTCCCCCAGCAGCGGCTGCTCCTGGCCCACCAGCGGGGCCAGGACTGCGGGGCGGCCGCCCCAGAGAAGCCGGCGGGCCCCGGCCACCAGCGGATGCACACCCGGGGGAGGCCCCGTGCGGCGAGCGAGGGCGGGGGGAGCCTGGGGCAGAGGCCCCTCCGGGTGAAGCCCCAGGAGAAGCCCCTCCCGAACGGGGCCCTCTTTGCCTGCCGGGAGTGCGGAGAGGGCTTCCGCTGCAAGAGCGGCCTCGCCAGCCACCAAAGAACCCACCGAGGGgagaggccgccgccgccgcctccgagCGCCGAGGAGGGCAAGAAGCGCTTCAGCCCCAGAGAGGGGCCCAGAGCCCCCAGCCAGAGACTCCTGGCGGGCGGGGCCCCTTTCCAGTGCCTGACCTGTGGCAAAGGCTTTTCCCAGAAAGGCAGCCTTGCCGCCCACCGGAGAAGCCACCTGGCGGGGGAGATGCTCAGCTGAGGGGGCCAGCCGGAGGGCAGTGGAGAAGTTGGGGGGTCTGGAGAAGACGATGGATgcgtggaggaggagaggaaagccaGCCGCCCCTGCCTGGGAAGTGGGAGCGCCGATGGTTTGTGTGGGAGGCGGAGACTGGCAGCAGGCCGGAGAAGTGGAAGGGGGTGGCATCCCGGAAGGGCTGACGCAGGTGGAGAGGAGTCCCGGCCGGGCCCCCCTGGCTGCTCGCCTCTTCCGCCCCGGGATCCCCTTGTACGCGAGACCTGAACGATGCTCGGGGGAGCCCTGTGGAGAGAGAGGCCCTCCGCTCTAAAGCCAAGCGGATTTCCTATGGCTCAAGACTGCACCCCGCCTTCATTCCCAGCTGGGGTGAAGGGTCCCAAGCGTCTTCAGGCCGGACTCTCCCCGCCatcggcccaccaccaccaccaccaccgtgcagtctggtctccctttcaGCCAGCAGAGTTGCCTTTATCCATGTTTTTGTTCTTGCACAGACCTTGGGCTCGTTTCCACACGGCATTAACCGCTGGTGTTTGTCCCATTGTTACATTTTCCTTCCGGGGTTAGAAATGCCGACACAGGAGGTTTCTCCAAGTGCTGTTTTTtagtgccgcccccccccccccgcccattatCCGCACTGCATGTTCAGCTGCAGACTTCTCTGTTATCCTGGATCTGCAAAGAATGGGAACAATCCatcttgggggggggtgtcagagTCTGGGCCAGAGACCGCAGATGTCCCCTTGGGAGTGCAGGTGTGGGGTGGGTCAGAGCGAGTCATTTGATCTGTCGGAAGCctgcggggcggtggggggggggagcctcagCGCAAGGCCTCAGCTTAGCCCTTCCTTTCTTGCTTCCGGTGGAGTCCAGAACCTGCATGtcgctgggtggggtggggtggggtgggagaccCCTGGCTCTCCGCTGGCAGTGCCTTCAGCTGCCCTTTGCAGACTCCCTTGGAGGAAGACAGAGCAGCCGGGCCTCTGCTGGCAAGAGGACTCTCTCTCTGGGCTACACACCAGAGCATCTGCCCAGGAGATTCCCCCCACGGAGCAGCTCCTGACTTCCTTCTCCCAAGAGCCCCccttcggtgtgtgtgtgtgtggggggatagaCGGACCTTGTGACGATGGTCGGAGGGAGTTtttggcagggtggatttgatttaaatcagatcgatttaaatcacaatttaaatcactagtcagtaagactagatttaaatcatggttttttttaacataaagtCTCATTCTTGCTGGTgcaatcttaatatttacaaccagatgaaggtttgatttttggtcctcttctagatagaaaaattgccccaaataatcttacagaaacctctggaagagcatgacaatgtgaatggattaatggaattcatttaccaagaAGTTTAACCATTGCATATATACAgtctcatgctacataattaaaaactaatccttatttcatgatgaatacctttggactataatgcatcttaaatagaaaactatctttagatagattttttcctcaaaaagtattgtatttttttaaaaaatccaatttaaataaaaacaatttaaaatttaaaaatccaatttaatttttttttcattttaaattttttttggtttttacaatatcttgaCAAtctaattacatttaattaaataaatgttgACTTACCAATCTGTGCAGTTCATAttggctatacaaatctaccattgctataataattcaaaacacatatactacacattgcaaacttgattttaccctacccaacctgctattgttactaaatttcaaaccctgctgaaaggtccatattgaaaaaaatagttctttaagtaaagtaaaaatggttcccaatcttctttgaaacattccaagttttcatcccttataagtgctgtaagttttgccatctcagcgtcttccaaaatttttatcaaccaatcttcttttgagggcatgttattatctttccatttctgtgcatatactattctagccgccgtggttgcatacattaaaaatgttaagtttcttctggagaactctccttgcgttattcccagcaggaaggattctggcctcttaggaaatgtcatttaaaaaattttcttcagctcattatatatcatatcccaaaaggcctttgccttcctgcaagaccaccacatatgaaaaaaattgtccacatttccaacatttgtttggaacatttttatacattaatgctaactttttcggtgtcagataccacctgtacatcatcttataataattttcttttaaagtataacatgcagtgaactttaaatcaatttcccataatttttcccaagctgccatctctatattatgacccacatcttgagcccattttatcatagttgttttaaccacttcatctcgtgtctcctccaaaagcaacgaCTTATACATCTTAGGGACTAATTtgtcatcattttcacacaattccttctcgaatctcaacatttgatcctcaaatccaactttaagatcctccTTGTAAATTTCGTTttgctgatgatactgaaaccagttactaaccaaattttgtacttcaattaggttttttttaatttacagcccctctcttgagaacataacaagtccctataggtaccccattcagattgcatatttatctctttacgtgccaaagcgtCAATTGGGGATACCGAttgaatttaaattaaaaaaatcagatttattttaaatttttttaaaaaaagcattgatttttcATCCACTCTGCTTTTTGTAGAAGCAAAGTAGTGAGTAAAGGGATAGTCTGAAGTAGAGAtgtaaaggcctgggtaaaaataAGGGGAGGGGAATAGCCCCCCCCCGGAAATAAATGGTTTGTTGCCAGTTcccccccaggccttcacatctctcgTCTGAGTCCATTTACCCGTGGGTGCTCTGGATCTCTGAAAAGGTTTTAGGTGAGCTGAAAATCTCGTACGAGGCACTGAATTCTCTACTTGAAAAACACACCCGCTGCCTGCTTggaaggagagggatcttggcatGCACTGGAGAATCTTCACTGCAAAGCGAGGAGGGGCTCTTGGCCTGGGGAAATGGCCCCTGTTCGGCATCCCTGATACTGGCCaggcccatgtgtggcagctgtagcCGTTGGGCTGAGCTCTGGATCGGCCAGGTCTCGGCATTATCTGCTGCTCTCTGGATGTGTCCTTGCATTCCGTTTCTTGGCTTTAAGAGCGAAGCTTAACAGTTAGCGCATTAAGTATCTTTCGAGCATTTGTAAGCACTCCCGTTTCTGCCACACGGGATGGGTGGAGATTTCACACGGTAGCAGAATCCCTCCCAAGAAAGGGGGGTGGCACTTTCTTTTCTCTAATTGTGCACCCACAGAGAGGCCCCACGGTTTGATAAGAGTTGTCTAAGCTGAGCGTGCCAGTCGCTTGGAGAAGGtcatggctgggcagcagagggggagggtgggggcagcTTCCCTGGGCCAGTGCTGGTGTGGGGTGGAAGTGCCAGGGGCCCTGAGGGCGGGGGGAGTTGCTCTAGGGCTCTGACGAAGGCAGGAGAGCTGCTGTGTTGCCCTGGCCAGAGCAGGGGTGGGTGTTGGTGTTCTCCTGCTGATGTGCAAGAGGGCAGGCGGTGTTGGGGATGGGGAGCCCAGGAACGGGCCGAGTGAGTGCATTTCCCTGGTGAGGATGGAAGCCATCCAGGTAATCGCGGGGGGAGGCCTCCATCTCCAGGCACCATGGCTTGGTCTTGACTCGGGCTAGTGCCACTTGTGACCCACTAAGCCAGTGGTTCCTAATCCTGTATGCCCAGAtgaggttgactacaactcccatcatcccctgcgaCAATGGCCAAAAGccgttgtggctggagatgatgggggaTGCGGCCTGAACTCGCCTGGGGACCCAGAGTGCAGAGCCCCTGCACTAAGCTGAATGCAGCCTGCCTGCTGTGTCTAGTGGCCCCGAGAGGGGCTAGATAAACATCCCagtccttgctgcctgcctgggactgtgAAACCAAGGTGGTTGCCAACCAGTCTGCAGGCCATAATATTCGGCTGGTTGGCTGCTTTCTGTGCTGGGCAGGCCGGTCTTCAGCGGAGGAGTAAGAGTCACTCTTCTCCCTCAAAAGATGGGGAGGGAGCAACTCTGCCCACAGTTGTGCCCCGTGGAGGCTCCTCCCCACAGCACGTTCTTGTCTGAACGTGCAGAGAAGCTGCCTCCCCACTGCAGACCCACCCGGTGGGCTTCTCTGCGTCACGGCCGCTCTCTTCCCACGAGTGGCTCCCCCTGCGGAAGCAGCAGCCTGCCAGCAGGTGGCGCACCTTAAAGTGGCTTGCATGTGCCGCTGGGTCAGGTGCAGCCGGCCAGCGGTCCCCCCTCCCAAGAGGACAGCAGCCAGTATCCACTGGTGTCTTCTTTGTCCTGGTGTCGAGGCCGtcttcctcctgctcagtgctGCTGAAACCCCTCCGCACAGCTGGCTCCTGTCAACCTGCCCTGACAGGTGGGCTGCGAAATGCCTCGCGCCAGGAGGGCTCTTCTGCAAGACCGCCCAGGTGCCTGGCCGCGGGTGCCTTTCACTTCAACAATGACGGGCGGAAGTCCCTCCGTCAGTGCTCCCtgcaacaggggttcccagatattgttgactacaactcccataactcccagcaaaaagccactgcagttgggggtgctgggagttgcagtcaatatCTGTTTGGGTATCGCTCTTCTGGGGAACATGGGCCCTCGTGGTGGTTCttccccttccaaaatggtgatGTGCAGCTCTCCTGGCAGATGTTCCCATCCCTTGTCAAGCCCCTGGGGCTGAAGGTTGGGCTCTTGGTGGGGCCGAGAGAGGGACATTTGGTTCCCTCTCCACAGCCAGAGCAGCTCTGGCCTGGCCTGTCCCAGGCCCCCCGCCCCTTTGATATGCTCCTTGGGAGAAAGGCTGCTCAGCATCCTAGGCTTTGCCTGTGGAGGATCAGGGGGTCCCCTGAGAAGACtgcgcctcccccccaccccagctcttcaTCTGGGCGTGAAGTGATGGAGAAGCGAGAGCAAGgatttgggaaaggggagggctCCAGTCCTTCAGGCAGtgctccctctcacagggattcccagatgttgactacaactcccagaacccctaagcaaaagccattgcagctggggattcttggagttgtagtcacaacacctgggaatccctgttagagggaacagtgccctcAGGTGGGCGTAGGTAAGAGCCAGGA
Coding sequences within it:
- the LOC128329817 gene encoding zinc finger protein 84-like isoform X1, producing the protein MPRHKPRAGLPLRGTEARQQPEEEEEEEEEAEAAAAAAAKGADGPTEEGGEEPAVLPLQQGSPPPPLPPPPGERPFPFPTWEESSGDENVLVIHSQVEEEEFKCLVCGESFGQQLSLLRHQKQQHAGERAFVCPECGRGFSLKHNLIIHQRIHTGEKPFGCSRCGKRFSLKQNLLTHQRVHGGEGPFSCPACGQAFPQQRLLLAHQRGQDCGAAAPEKPAGPGHQRMHTRGRPRAASEGGGSLGQRPLRVKPQEKPLPNGALFACRECGEGFRCKSGLASHQRTHRGERPPPPPPSAEEGKKRFSPREGPRAPSQRLLAGGAPFQCLTCGKGFSQKGSLAAHRRSHLAGEMLS
- the LOC128329817 gene encoding endothelial zinc finger protein induced by tumor necrosis factor alpha-like isoform X2, with protein sequence MNVLCLKGAPCLKTKKRPKGDSSNSPVQGLGRASCSPTVKGADGPTEEGGEEPAVLPLQQGSPPPPLPPPPGERPFPFPTWEESSGDENVLVIHSQVEEEEFKCLVCGESFGQQLSLLRHQKQQHAGERAFVCPECGRGFSLKHNLIIHQRIHTGEKPFGCSRCGKRFSLKQNLLTHQRVHGGEGPFSCPACGQAFPQQRLLLAHQRGQDCGAAAPEKPAGPGHQRMHTRGRPRAASEGGGSLGQRPLRVKPQEKPLPNGALFACRECGEGFRCKSGLASHQRTHRGERPPPPPPSAEEGKKRFSPREGPRAPSQRLLAGGAPFQCLTCGKGFSQKGSLAAHRRSHLAGEMLS